The Niastella koreensis GR20-10 genome includes a window with the following:
- a CDS encoding ribonucleoside-diphosphate reductase subunit alpha, with protein sequence MNVLKRNGKKETVKFDKITARIQKLSYGLSPLVDVIEVTKKVIEGIYDGVTTSELDNLAAETAASLTTKHPDYALLASRIAVSNLHKNTEKSFSGTMKRLYDYTDSATGRKMPLLADDVMEIIEANAELLDSSIIYDRDFGFDYFGFKTLEKSYLLRIDGAIVERPQHMYMRVSIGIHKEDIESAIKTYNLMSERWFTHATPTLFNGGTPKPQMSSCFLLTMKDDSIDGIYDTLKQTAKISQSAGGIGLSIHNVRATGSYIGGTNGTSNGIIPMLRVFNDTARYVDQGGGKRKGAFAIYLEPWHADIVEFLDLRKNHGKEEMRARDLFYALWINDLFMKRVESNGDWSLFCPNEAPGLGDTFGEEFEALYNRYEAEGRQRKVIKAQDLWFAILEAQIETGTPYMLYKDAANRKSNQQNLGTIKSSNLCTEILEYTSADEVAVCNLASLALPRFVNEGKFDFDKLFEVTYQAARNLNKIIDNNYYPIEEAKRSNLRHRPIGLGVQGLADVFILLRLPFESDLAKMLNKNIFETIYFAAMTASKDMAIEQGAYETFAGSPLSKGQFQFDLWNVEPSNRYDWNALRAEVMKHGVRNSLLVAPMPTASTSQILGNNECFEPYTSNIYVRRVLSGEFIIVNKHLLKDLVQLGLWNDSMKNKIIAANGSIQNINEIPAEIKALYKTVWEIKQRHLIDMAADRGAFICQSQSLNLFVDNPTVAKLTSMHFYSWKVGLKTGMYYLRTQAASQAVQFTVEKQGSRQMEPVVPKSGESNDEIIEGQVCTMEEGCVTCSS encoded by the coding sequence ATGAACGTATTAAAAAGGAACGGGAAAAAAGAAACAGTAAAGTTCGATAAAATCACGGCGCGTATTCAGAAACTGTCGTATGGATTGAGCCCCCTGGTTGATGTGATAGAAGTAACAAAAAAAGTAATTGAAGGTATTTATGACGGGGTTACCACTTCAGAGCTGGATAACCTGGCTGCTGAAACAGCTGCGTCATTAACTACCAAACACCCTGATTATGCATTGCTGGCTTCACGGATAGCAGTGAGCAATCTGCATAAGAATACTGAGAAGTCATTCTCAGGCACCATGAAACGATTGTATGATTATACGGATTCTGCTACAGGCCGTAAAATGCCGTTGCTGGCCGATGACGTAATGGAGATCATCGAGGCCAATGCAGAGTTGCTGGATAGCTCTATCATTTATGACCGTGATTTTGGTTTTGATTATTTCGGCTTTAAAACCCTGGAAAAATCATACCTGTTGCGGATAGATGGAGCAATTGTGGAGCGTCCTCAGCATATGTACATGCGCGTATCAATCGGTATTCACAAAGAAGATATCGAAAGCGCTATTAAAACGTACAACCTCATGAGTGAGCGCTGGTTTACCCATGCCACGCCTACTTTGTTCAATGGTGGTACGCCCAAACCGCAAATGTCATCCTGCTTTTTGCTCACCATGAAAGACGACAGCATCGATGGCATTTACGATACACTGAAACAAACTGCTAAAATTTCACAAAGCGCCGGTGGTATCGGTTTGTCTATCCACAACGTACGTGCAACCGGTAGCTATATAGGCGGCACCAATGGTACCAGCAATGGTATTATTCCCATGCTGCGAGTGTTCAACGATACAGCCCGTTATGTTGACCAGGGCGGTGGCAAACGCAAAGGCGCCTTTGCTATTTACCTGGAACCCTGGCATGCCGACATCGTAGAGTTCCTGGACCTGCGTAAGAACCATGGTAAAGAAGAAATGCGTGCAAGAGACCTGTTCTATGCACTGTGGATAAACGACCTGTTCATGAAGCGCGTGGAATCGAATGGCGACTGGAGCCTGTTCTGCCCTAATGAAGCGCCTGGTTTAGGCGATACATTTGGCGAGGAGTTTGAAGCGCTGTATAATCGCTACGAAGCAGAAGGCCGTCAACGTAAAGTAATAAAAGCGCAGGACCTGTGGTTCGCTATTCTGGAAGCGCAAATTGAAACCGGTACGCCTTACATGCTGTATAAAGATGCGGCTAACCGTAAGAGCAACCAGCAGAACCTGGGAACCATCAAAAGCAGCAACCTGTGTACCGAGATCCTGGAATATACCAGCGCTGATGAAGTAGCGGTATGTAACCTGGCTTCACTGGCATTGCCACGCTTTGTAAACGAAGGAAAATTCGATTTCGATAAATTATTCGAAGTAACCTACCAGGCAGCACGTAACCTCAATAAGATTATTGATAACAACTATTATCCAATTGAGGAAGCAAAACGTTCCAACCTGCGTCACCGCCCAATTGGGTTAGGTGTACAGGGACTGGCCGATGTGTTCATCCTGTTGCGCTTGCCTTTTGAAAGCGACCTGGCAAAAATGTTGAACAAGAACATTTTCGAGACCATCTACTTTGCGGCTATGACCGCCAGCAAGGATATGGCCATTGAACAGGGCGCTTATGAAACCTTTGCCGGTTCACCATTATCAAAAGGACAGTTCCAGTTTGATCTGTGGAATGTAGAACCATCAAACCGGTACGATTGGAATGCACTGCGTGCAGAAGTAATGAAACATGGCGTACGCAACTCCCTGCTGGTAGCACCCATGCCAACCGCTTCTACTTCACAGATATTAGGTAACAACGAATGTTTTGAACCCTATACCTCAAACATCTATGTTCGCCGGGTATTGAGTGGTGAGTTTATCATTGTAAACAAACACCTGTTGAAAGACCTGGTACAACTGGGCCTTTGGAACGATTCCATGAAGAACAAGATCATTGCAGCCAATGGTTCTATTCAAAACATCAACGAAATACCTGCCGAAATCAAAGCGTTGTACAAAACCGTATGGGAAATAAAACAACGTCATTTGATTGACATGGCAGCCGATCGCGGCGCATTCATTTGCCAGTCGCAATCACTGAACCTGTTTGTTGATAATCCAACTGTAGCTAAACTTACTTCTATGCACTTCTACTCATGGAAAGTAGGTTTGAAAACAGGCATGTATTATCTGCGTACACAGGCAGCATCACAGGCGGTACAGTTTACGGTTGAAAAACAAGGCAGCCGTCAAATGGAGCCTGTAGTACCAAAATCAGGTGAAAGCAACGATGAGATAATAGAAGGACAGGTGTGCACTATGGAAGAAGGTTGCGTTACCTGCAGCTCATAG